The stretch of DNA CGTGAATAATAAAATAAAAATCTTTTTTTCCCAAATTGTTTTAAACAATTCTCTTAAGTCTATTTCATCTTCTATTATTTGTTCTTTCTTTTTCAATGTATTTCCCTAATTAAATTTTTAGTTGGACATTATATCAAATAAAATTACTTTATTTTGACTCTTTTTTAATAAAAAAATAATTCTGATTTAAATCTCAATTAAATTTTATTTATTGTGTAATTTTGTAACTATTATATTCAAATATATTGATAATTTGCTTATTTAGTATATTTAAGTTTATAAACCTTCTATTCACTATTTAAAAAAATAAAATTTTGTGAATACCTATATAGATTAAATAAATTAAACATAGGAGTTATAAAATGAAAACACTAATATCAATACTCTCAGGAAAAGGCGGAGTTGGCAAGTCTCAAATATCTGTTAGTATTGCCCAATCACTAAAGCAAGAATACACATTAAAATGTTTTGACAACGATAGTCAGGTTCCAACATTAAGTAAATATAAATCACTAAATGCTAAACATATAATGATTTATGATATTGATAAAGATGGTGAAATTCTTCCTGAAACACTAGATATCACAAAACTAGATGAAATAGCTTTTGAAATTGAAAATGGTAATAATGAAATAGTTCTTGTTGATAATGGATCATCATCTTTTAATCCATTTTTGAGTGCATTTTCAGTTGAAGCAATTGAAATGCTTTATCAAGAAATCTCAAATTTTAATTTTATAGTTGTTATTCCTGTAACTGCTGATATAACAACCCATAAAAGTGCATTTGAAATTCTAACTAGATATTCAATCCTTGCAAAATATGTTATTGTTGAAAATTATCATTTTGGAACGTTTGATTTTTTTAGTACTGAAATTGGGAAATTATTTGAATCAAATAGAAGTGTAATAATAAATGTAAAACTACAAAGATATACTGATTCATTTTTAAAAATGCATGAAAAGATGAGAGATTTAAATCTAACAAAAGAAGAAGCCTTAGATTCAAAAACTTTTCAACTAATTGAAAAATCAAGAATCAGAAAAATGAAAAAAGATTTCGATGATGTATTTCTAACAATTATTGATAATTTAATTTGTGATAGTGAGAA from Arcobacter suis CECT 7833 encodes:
- a CDS encoding nucleotide-binding protein; the encoded protein is MKTLISILSGKGGVGKSQISVSIAQSLKQEYTLKCFDNDSQVPTLSKYKSLNAKHIMIYDIDKDGEILPETLDITKLDEIAFEIENGNNEIVLVDNGSSSFNPFLSAFSVEAIEMLYQEISNFNFIVVIPVTADITTHKSAFEILTRYSILAKYVIVENYHFGTFDFFSTEIGKLFESNRSVIINVKLQRYTDSFLKMHEKMRDLNLTKEEALDSKTFQLIEKSRIRKMKKDFDDVFLTIIDNLICDSEK